The Patescibacteria group bacterium sequence GCCAGAGCGATTTCACAATCCTGGGGCTCATCATTCTCGATCAATTCAACGCCGAGAACGAATTCAACCAGATCGCGTAGCTGGTTTGGTTCAAGTGATCGCTTATCTTTCAATTGGGAAGGCATCGGTATCACTCCTTCGTCAGCAACCATTAGTTCTTTAACAGTAACGGTTTCTGATAGCACATTACCAGCACGATCAAGGATGAAGATATCACCCGTTTCTCTGCCGGCAGTCAATAACTGACCGCCGCCGAAAGTTGATTGGATAACGATCTCATCAGATGAACCATTCATCGGGTTACGCGTAAATACAACCGCAAACCGATTGCAAATTGCCATTTGATGGACGAGAATTGAAAGCTTTAATTCTCCAACAATTCCCATCCGATCGCGATAACCATCCATCCTATTACTGAATGTTTCATTAATGCAGGTATCTACCGCATTTAAAAATTCTTGCTCACCGAGAATATTCGTTGGACTCTCTGATCCGCCAGCCCAAGAAGCTTTCGATTGATCTTCAACTGACAGTGCGCCCCGGACCGCTGCCCGAATCTCATCGCGTTCAAAATTACTCTGGCGGTAAGCCGAAAGCAATTCATCAATAAGATAAGCGGGCAACTGGCTGATATCGCACTTCGATCTGACAATATCATTTACCACCGCCGGGAAGATGACAAAACCACGAAATGGCACAGGAATTCCAAGCCGCCATTTTTCATGAAGCCGCGTAATTTTACCCGGTAATTTTGCCAGTTGAGCTACCGTCAAGTCAACAAAGTTGACTATACGATCCTGAGAAACGATCTTTTTCATTGCTTTTTACCCCTCTCTCTATGCGTTTTAATGAACATTTCAAGGATTTTTACCCCCCAAATTATATACCTGCCATTTTTAAAACAGATATACAATTTACGAGTTAAAAAGCTTATTACCTTACCGTAAAACCATTATTTTGTCAATGGAAATTTTCTAAATTACTCCTTCTGCTAATCAGCCATTAATTAGTTAATCTACCGGCCAAAAAATCCTGATAAGCTGACATGTCAAAATGGCCATGACCGCTCAAGTTGAACAGAATTGTTTTTTCCTCTCCGGATTGCCTGCATTTTTCCGCCTCGTCAAAAACCGCTTTAATCGCGTGAGCTGATTCGGGAGCCGGAATAATGCCTTGATTCTTAGCAAATTTCATAGCCGCCTCAAATACCGGCAACTGGTCGTAAGCCACGGCTTCAATTATCTTTTCTTTATGCAATAAACTCACAATTGGCGCCGCGCCGTGGTAGCGAAGCCCGCCCGCGTGGATTGGCGGCGGCACAAAATTATGACCTAAAGTAAACATTAAAAGCAAGGGGGTTAAACCAACAGTATCGCCAAAATCGTAATCGTATCTGCCTTCGGTCAAACTCGGGCAGGATTTTGGTTCTACGGCAATTGCTCGCAATTTTGTTTTTCCGCCTTTTAATTTATCCCGCAGAAAAGGAAAGCTGATGCCGGCAAAATTGCTGCCGCCGCCATGGCAGCCAATAATAATGTCGGGGTAATCCCCAGCTCTCTCAAGCTGCTTTTTCGCTTCCAGGCCGATAATCGTCTGGTGGAGCAGAACGTGGTTAAGAACAGAGCCCAAGGAATAATTAGTGCCCTTATTTTTCGCGGCCTCTTCCACGGCTTCGGAAATTGCCATCCCCAGACTGCCGGGCGTGTTTGGATCTTTGGCTAAAATTTTACGGCCGGATTCGGTCCTGTCAGAAGGGCTGGCCACGCAATCAGCGCCAAAAACATTCATCATGATCCGGCGGTAAGGTTTTTGGTCATAGCTGGCCTTAACCATATATACCCCGCACTCCAAACTGAATAAATTACAGGCAAAGCTTAGAGCGCAACCCCATTGGCCCGCTCCGGTTTCCGTGGTTAGTTTCTTAACCCCCTCCTTTTTATTGTAATAGGCTTGGGCAATAGCGGTATTGGGTTTGTGGCTGCCGGTCGGACTGACTCCTTCATATTTATAATAAATTTTGGCTGGCGTTTCTAATTCTTTCTCTAACCGTTTAGCCCGAATCAAAGGACTAGGGCGATAAATCTGGTAAGCCTTTTGAATTTCTTCAGGAATCTCAATCTTTGATTCCGTTGAAACTTCCTGTTTAATTAATCCCATCGGAAAAATGGCGGCTAAATCTTGAGGACCGATTGGCTTCTTTGTTTCCGGATGAAGCGGCGGTGATAAGGGCTTGGGCAAATCCGGCACAATATTGTAATAGTAAGTTGGCGCGTCTTTTTGTTCAAGGTTGATAATAGGCATAGTTTTAAAATTAATAATAAATAAAAATCCCGTCCTCTGCTTACGAAAAAATCGTAAACAAAGGACGGGATTCGCT is a genomic window containing:
- a CDS encoding TrpB-like pyridoxal phosphate-dependent enzyme; translation: MPIINLEQKDAPTYYYNIVPDLPKPLSPPLHPETKKPIGPQDLAAIFPMGLIKQEVSTESKIEIPEEIQKAYQIYRPSPLIRAKRLEKELETPAKIYYKYEGVSPTGSHKPNTAIAQAYYNKKEGVKKLTTETGAGQWGCALSFACNLFSLECGVYMVKASYDQKPYRRIMMNVFGADCVASPSDRTESGRKILAKDPNTPGSLGMAISEAVEEAAKNKGTNYSLGSVLNHVLLHQTIIGLEAKKQLERAGDYPDIIIGCHGGGSNFAGISFPFLRDKLKGGKTKLRAIAVEPKSCPSLTEGRYDYDFGDTVGLTPLLLMFTLGHNFVPPPIHAGGLRYHGAAPIVSLLHKEKIIEAVAYDQLPVFEAAMKFAKNQGIIPAPESAHAIKAVFDEAEKCRQSGEEKTILFNLSGHGHFDMSAYQDFLAGRLTN